TTGGAGCATGAACCATTTTTGTAGAAAGAACCTTCTCAAATCGAAGGAACTTGACCAATCGAGTTATTTGAACAATTCTTAATTGAGATAACAATATAAATGACTCATAAGCTTTACCCTAATTTACAATGTAGTTTTTGAACATTGACTTAATGtacaaaatgattttgaaattttaattggttcaatgtgattcatgaattttttatgtATACTCAACTTAATCATgttcaatatttttctttcattagttcaaattttggaatactATTAAACGTTTTAATACAatttaaagattaaattgaacatgtataaaaGTTTAAGAACTATATAATAAATTGAGCTGCaattgagaaatcaaattaTACATTGTACTAAAATTCATCAATCAtctgtcatttttttaattctttaacTTGAGGAAACTCGTTTAGTTTGGCAAATCTACCACTAGGCAGAAAAATATCTCCGTCACCATCACGCTTGCATCGATCGCGTCCTTCTTTCTGACAAACGACCATGGCGTCTGATTCGTTCATACAAGGAAACGTACAAAAGCTTTCGGCAAAATATCTGTGAGTTCTATCAGCCCCATGTAGCTGGGATTTCAAAAGCATGTACACAAGGCATCGCCCGACATGAAAGGAAAGGAGACACAAGAAATTTACGAACTGTCCCTACCTCTTTCTAGaggataaataaaatattatgctCACAAAAACGCAGAAAGCAAATCTGCAAAATTTCCAGCATTTGGAACTCAAGAAAgccttcaaaaagaagaaaagggtcaTGAGACTATGGTCCTAGTTTTGGGAACGATAAGGTGTTGCTGCCGTCGCTGGAGCTCTTCACGGAGGAGGCGGGTCTCGCTCTGGAGAGAGGCGGCATAGCAATGCCTGGGAGACGACACCATCCGTTTCGTCGAAGCCTCCAGTTCCTTCATCTCGTCCATCATGATCCTCCTGTCTCTGCACTCCACACTGCAGTATCCTTCATCTCCCCTGAATCGACATCACGAATTACCATATCTCGTTAGTCATTCGAACCAATTAGAACAGCTAAATCAAGATGAAACCGACTTAATTCAAACCCTCCAGAGCCCATAAACACTGTCAGCAATATGAAAAGAACAGCCAAAAGATGATCTTGGGTTTGAGGGCACTGTGCTCCGAGCTATACCTGTACATGTAAATGTCTTGGTCGGGCCTGAGTTTCTTGCTGCACAGAGCGCACGTCTTGAGAAAGCAGGAGTACTCGAGATCGGAGCAGCTGTTCCGGGATGGAGCTCTCGGGCGAGGCTTGGCGAGGTGGAGGCTCGCGGTCGCTTTGGACTTGACGACTATGTGGGGCTTGGCCGTCTCGGAGACCTGCGTCAGGATCCTCAGGCCGACGGCTACCGATGCTGACCGAGCTGACGATGATGAAGACGAGGATGACGAGGGCCCGTCGTTCTTGCTGCTTCGCTTACGAGCCTCCTCGATGCTCTGCTCGGGCATTCCCCACTTCATCAATGACCTCTTCATCTGgagaagaagtgaagaagagaTGGAGTAGAGTGTGGTGAGAGTGGAGAAGGGAAAGAACCATGGGTATTTAAAGCAATCCGCGTCACACAGATGTATGGGAAGCCTACTGTTTGATATTGCCGTTTCTTTTCACGTGCTGCAAAAACacacaaatataatatataatatatgtgtgttGTGTGTATAAAATAATTGtgtattttggatttttccgtGAACCTGATGTTGCAGCGTTTCACGATGGTATTGGTATTTATCCACTTTAGACaatacaaatattaaattctcagtaaatgaaaatttcttcgtgtggccctctctctctccctctctttctacCGTTTGGTGTGCCCCACACGTGGAGAAGGACGCGTGTGGTCTATTCAACGTTCCAAACGTGGCTAAATCATCGCTGGCCGTAAGAATTTAGTGACCCCCTCCCAAGGTCGCAATAATTTATTGGTTCTCATAATATGGAACGTGAATGCTTCGACATGACACGTCGAATTGTTCAATGCCGTGTCAGATAGACATCTCcgagcaaaaaacaaaatagacaTTATTGTCTCGTTACAGTAGAGgcttaaattttctttataaaaattattattttttaaacatGATATCAAAGTCGAAATTCACGAAAACTTAAAGCCCGACGCTTCACTTTTAACGAGAcctcttatttttattgaatatacGAATATAATCAATATGCATGGAATGTATTCTTGGCCTTTTTAAAGAGTATTATTAGCATCGattgcacatttttttttctgacgaCTTATGT
Above is a window of Eucalyptus grandis isolate ANBG69807.140 chromosome 9, ASM1654582v1, whole genome shotgun sequence DNA encoding:
- the LOC120288186 gene encoding FCS-Like Zinc finger 17-like — protein: MKRSLMKWGMPEQSIEEARKRSSKNDGPSSSSSSSSSARSASVAVGLRILTQVSETAKPHIVVKSKATASLHLAKPRPRAPSRNSCSDLEYSCFLKTCALCSKKLRPDQDIYMYRGDEGYCSVECRDRRIMMDEMKELEASTKRMVSSPRHCYAASLQSETRLLREELQRRQQHLIVPKTRTIVS